A part of Planococcus sp. MB-3u-03 genomic DNA contains:
- a CDS encoding DUF2207 family protein has product MRKGKIRQISEDHFALADRNTDHPHEAVLIGLLFDTIGDGQEFTLEQVEIYTKNESNHEDYNAATAEWNKEVRAEVLAHDFYEKHSGLRWAVGIMSAVFIGLAIVSGIYGLLPWMAVSIALAMLALGFAIGYSPITREGHRVRYEWRSMKTAMEQLPSEQWERLTMDEKQRAYAYLLGSDQKTAERKANAFTAAEPANDVSGFAMNPILMTAVFVSASTTASSSASASGGGMAGTGGGVGGGGGGSGAF; this is encoded by the coding sequence ATGAGAAAAGGCAAGATTCGCCAAATCTCGGAAGACCATTTCGCACTAGCCGACCGAAACACTGACCATCCACACGAGGCGGTGCTGATCGGGCTATTGTTCGATACGATCGGAGATGGCCAGGAGTTCACGCTGGAACAAGTTGAGATCTATACGAAAAATGAAAGCAATCACGAAGATTACAACGCAGCGACTGCTGAATGGAATAAAGAAGTGAGAGCCGAAGTGTTAGCGCACGACTTTTACGAAAAACACAGCGGCCTGCGCTGGGCGGTCGGCATCATGAGCGCGGTCTTCATCGGACTAGCCATCGTTTCAGGCATTTACGGGCTCTTGCCTTGGATGGCCGTCTCTATTGCGCTTGCGATGCTCGCTCTCGGATTTGCGATCGGCTATTCGCCGATCACGCGTGAAGGCCATCGCGTGCGCTACGAATGGCGCAGCATGAAAACCGCTATGGAACAATTGCCGAGCGAGCAATGGGAGCGGCTGACGATGGACGAAAAGCAGCGCGCTTATGCGTACTTGCTCGGCAGCGACCAGAAAACGGCCGAGCGAAAAGCGAATGCCTTCACAGCCGCTGAGCCGGCAAATGATGTCTCTGGCTTCGCGATGAACCCGATCCTTATGACGGCCGTATTCGTTTCGGCCAGCACCACGGCGAGTTCGAGCGCCAGCGCAAGCGGCGGCGGAATGGCCGGAACTGGAGGCGGAGTCGGCGGCGGTGGCGGCGGCTCCGGCGCGTTTTAA
- a CDS encoding DUF2207 domain-containing protein: MKKKNFLAFVLFIFLLLVPVQAFAVDFDITEVQIEAQLNEDGTADVTEQFTYEFEDGFNGITRSLIPKEGTSIEEFTASDSRRELEVEVENGLYKIYRSGNDGDTIQVELNYRIVGAVEKFEDGAEFYWPFFDASNESEYGDMTITVIPPASATETEALGYGEAFDTASITEDGTAIFDLGNVPAEENADIRAIFESELFPGVTAQDGTVRDELADDREELENEAAAFARNQQIAKSAGIPAIAILGAPSSGSYYLLG; encoded by the coding sequence GTGAAGAAAAAAAATTTTTTGGCATTCGTTTTGTTCATTTTCCTGCTGCTCGTCCCGGTACAGGCGTTTGCAGTTGATTTCGATATTACGGAAGTGCAAATCGAAGCCCAGTTGAATGAAGACGGTACGGCAGATGTCACGGAACAATTCACGTACGAATTCGAAGATGGGTTTAATGGCATCACGAGAAGCTTGATTCCAAAAGAAGGAACGTCGATCGAGGAATTTACCGCGAGTGACAGCCGCCGGGAGCTGGAAGTGGAAGTCGAAAACGGCCTCTACAAAATCTACCGCTCAGGCAATGACGGCGATACGATCCAAGTCGAGCTGAACTACCGGATCGTCGGGGCTGTCGAAAAGTTTGAAGACGGCGCCGAGTTTTACTGGCCGTTCTTTGATGCAAGCAACGAAAGCGAATACGGCGATATGACGATTACGGTCATCCCGCCTGCTTCAGCAACTGAAACTGAAGCGCTCGGATACGGCGAGGCGTTTGATACAGCAAGCATTACAGAAGATGGCACCGCTATTTTCGATTTAGGCAATGTGCCAGCCGAAGAAAATGCGGATATCCGAGCAATTTTTGAATCCGAATTGTTCCCTGGCGTCACGGCGCAAGACGGCACGGTGCGCGATGAGCTCGCAGATGATCGCGAAGAACTCGAAAACGAGGCAGCAGCATTCGCCCGCAACCAGCAAATCGCGAAATCGGCCGGAATTCCCGCCATCGCGATACTTGGCGCGCCCTCATCGGGCTCGTACTATTTGCTTGGCTGA